From one Triticum aestivum cultivar Chinese Spring chromosome 4B, IWGSC CS RefSeq v2.1, whole genome shotgun sequence genomic stretch:
- the LOC123094431 gene encoding protein DETOXIFICATION 29: MGKMVGKSLQESRLLWHIAFPAILTAVFQFSIGFVTVGFVGHIGEVELAAVTVVENVIEGFAYGVLLGMGSALETLCGQAVGAGQVDMLGIYIQRSWIICGATALVLAPTYVFAAPILRALHQPAAMSAVAGRYTRWVVPQLFAYAANFPLQKFFQAQSKVWAMTFISGVVLALHVVLNYVFVTRLGHGLFGAAMIGNVTWWIIILAQFAYLVSGCFPEAWKGFSMLAFSNLAAFVRLSLASAVMLCLELWYYTAVLILVGLLKNAQLEVDIMSVCINYQLWTLMVALGFNAAVSVRVSNELGANRPKAARFSVIMAVSTSAAIGAVFLAVFLAWRTELPRFFSDNEEVVSEAAKLGYLLAATIFLNSIQPVLSGVAIGAGWQTLVAIINIGCYYLVGIPLGVLFGFKLRHGALGIWVGMSIGTLLQTAVLLIICFRTKWEKQAMLAEERIREWGGSSETLPAATNGSIHR; the protein is encoded by the exons ATGGGGAAGATGGTGGGCAAGAGCTTGCAGGAGTCGAGGCTGCTGTGGCACATCGCGTTCCCGGCGATCCTCACCGCCGTGTTCCAGTTCTCCATCGGCTTCGTCACCGTCGGCTTCGTGGGCCACATCGGCGAggtcgagctcgccgccgtcaccgTCGTCGAGAACGTCATCGAGGGCTTCGCCTACGGTGTCCTG CTTGGCATGGGCAGCGCGCTGGAGACACTGTGTGGGCAGGCGGTGGGCGCGGGGCAGGTGGACATGTTGGGCATCTACATCCAGCGCTCCTGGATCATCTGCGGCGCCACCGCGCTGGTGCTCGCGCCAACCTACGTCTTCGCGGCGCCCATCCTCCGCGCGCTCCACCAGCCCGCCGCCATGTCCGCCGTCGCGGGGCGCTACACACGGTGGGTCGTCCCGCAGCTGTTCGCTTACGCCGCCAATTTCCCGCTGCAAAAGTTCTTCCAGGCGCAGAGCAAGGTCTGGGCCATGACCTTCATCTCCGGCGTCGTCCTCGCCCTCCACGTCGTGCTCAACTACGTGTTCGTCACGCGCCTCGGCCACGGCCTCTTCGGCGCCGCCATGATCGGCAACGTCACCTGGTGGATCATCATCCTCGCGCAGTTCGCCTACCTCGTCTCCGGCTGCTTCCCCGAGGCGTGGAAGGGGTTCTCGATGCTCGCCTTCAGCAACCTTGCCGCCTTCGTCAGGCTCTCCCTCGCCTCCGCCGTTATGCTCTG CTTGGAGCTTTGGTACTACACTGCAGTGCTCATCCTTGTGGGTCTCCTGAAGAATGCTCAACTCGAGGTTGACATCATGTCAGTCTG caTCAACTACCAGCTCTGGACCCTGATGGTTGCACTTGGCTTCAATGCAGCAGTGAG CGTTAGGGTGTCGAACGAGCTGGGCGCGAACAGGCCGAAGGCAGCCAGGTTCTCAGTGATCATGGCAGTGTCGACGTCTGCCGCCATCGGGGCGGTCTTCTTGGCCGTGTTCCTCGCCTGGAGGACCGAGTTGCCACGCTTCTTCAGCGACAACGAAGAGGTGGTGAGCGAGGCTGCAAAGCTCGGCTATCTTCTTGCAGCAACCATCTTCCTCAACAGCATCCAGCCTGTGCTCTCAG GTGTGGCGATAGGAGCAGGGTGGCAGACGCTTGTTGCCATCATAAACATTGGGTGCTACTACTTGGTTGGCATCCCACTGGGGGTCCTCTTTGGCTTCAAGCTTAGACATGGTGCATTG GGGATTTGGGTGGGCATGTCCATTGGCACGCTGCTGCAGACTGCTGTACTTCTCATAATTTGCTTCAGAACCAAGTGGGAGAAACAG GCTATGTTGGCCGAAGAGAGGATAAGGGAGTGGGGAGGAAGCAGTGAAACATTGCCGGCGGCGACGAACGGTAGCATACATAGATGA